The following coding sequences are from one Pigmentibacter sp. JX0631 window:
- a CDS encoding succinylglutamate desuccinylase/aspartoacylase family protein, translated as MLTQYLETFEKLEKRSKGIINDCIHLDFKSHNGHIVIGSIVHGNETGSLPGVLQVIQNLIDKKIKYGGKISFFLGNKKASLENKRFIEDDLNRSFSPLENNKKSSEKNRAEEIKKLLNTCDLFLDFHQTNKPCLEPFYIFTMHSISYSWARAIGCCNIFVTRRSNTPYSAEGMCSDEYVRLLNKPGLTLELGQQGISEKATNTCKLAIINSMQLMDLIQLKKRCIHNLARKKNELNILQIIYSEKFKTQQTKLVKEFINLEKVTKGQLLGAFLPGQDFYAPQDGYILFPQYPMRDEKGIVIETLPSHIYTLTKQANRLLK; from the coding sequence ATGCTAACACAATATCTAGAGACATTTGAAAAATTAGAAAAACGATCCAAAGGCATTATAAATGATTGTATACATTTAGACTTTAAATCACATAATGGCCATATCGTGATTGGTAGCATCGTTCATGGAAATGAAACGGGCTCATTACCAGGGGTTTTGCAAGTAATTCAAAATTTAATCGATAAAAAAATAAAATATGGTGGTAAAATTTCCTTTTTCTTAGGAAACAAAAAAGCATCCTTAGAAAATAAAAGATTTATAGAAGATGATTTAAATAGATCTTTTTCTCCTCTAGAAAATAATAAAAAATCTTCTGAAAAAAACCGAGCTGAGGAAATAAAAAAATTATTGAACACTTGTGATTTATTTCTTGATTTTCATCAAACAAATAAACCTTGTTTGGAACCTTTCTATATTTTTACTATGCACAGTATAAGTTATTCTTGGGCAAGAGCAATTGGCTGTTGTAATATTTTTGTGACTCGCAGATCAAATACTCCCTATTCTGCAGAAGGAATGTGTTCGGATGAATATGTTAGATTATTAAATAAACCTGGCTTAACATTAGAATTAGGTCAGCAAGGAATTTCAGAAAAAGCAACAAATACTTGTAAATTAGCAATAATTAATAGTATGCAATTAATGGATTTAATACAATTGAAAAAAAGATGCATTCATAATTTAGCTAGAAAAAAAAATGAGTTAAATATTCTGCAAATAATATATTCAGAAAAGTTCAAAACTCAGCAGACTAAATTAGTAAAGGAATTTATTAATTTAGAAAAGGTAACAAAAGGACAACTCCTTGGTGCATTTTTGCCGGGACAAGATTTTTATGCCCCACAAGACGGTTATATATTGTTCCCGCAATATCCAATGCGCGATGAAAAAGGAATTGTTATTGAAACTTTACCATCACATATATATACTTTAACAAAACAAGCAAATCGATTGCTTAAATAA
- a CDS encoding ABC transporter permease subunit produces MTQFAKVQATRGAFLRADIAVILIVIVLGMGFADFFSSGNSPYLEKVDINTSISSLPSYSLLSFVRSLIALILSYIFAIIYGTIAANNKSLEKLMIPILDVLQSLPVVAFLPGFVLALISIFQGSRWGLEFACILTIFTGQVWNLAFAYYESQRSLQPEFKEVAKIYQLTKLQKFFFVDFPNGYRPLIYNGMMSMAGGWFFLTTCEAFTLGNKDFRLPGLGSYIAETFATGNYINFSIALVTLLIIIVSTDIFLWKPLIAWVSRYRDSDDGKGVQDDNWFLNLIRQTSIPEIISNFFKKSILFLFPKSKINESGATRKYLIDNIDKWGTVISPKNWFSDENVNKIRRSSILSLLITFAIGGLVFTLLPKLPSFGQTLASLSSKDWFNLMNAVLFTGIKVLLVLIISSFWTIPVGLWLGLNPRLENFFQPIIQNLAAFPAPVLFPLITLGLSFVNVPPFINATLLMCVGCQWYILFNVIGGASRISADLKFVTQIYKFSLWHRFSKLYFPAILPSLATGWITAAGGAWNASMVAEVVEFPGGSMHSFGIGAELASASAQGNYQKLIAAIICIVVTLIILNRTLWRTLQIFAERVKD; encoded by the coding sequence ATGACACAATTTGCCAAAGTGCAAGCAACCCGAGGTGCTTTTTTAAGAGCGGATATTGCAGTTATCCTTATTGTCATCGTTCTGGGCATGGGCTTTGCCGACTTTTTTAGCTCAGGAAATTCGCCCTACTTAGAAAAAGTTGATATAAACACATCAATCTCATCACTACCAAGTTATTCCCTCCTGTCCTTTGTACGCAGCTTGATAGCACTAATTTTAAGTTATATTTTTGCTATTATATATGGAACTATAGCTGCAAATAATAAATCTCTTGAAAAATTAATGATCCCAATTCTTGATGTTCTCCAAAGTCTTCCCGTTGTGGCTTTTTTACCTGGTTTTGTTCTAGCATTAATATCAATTTTCCAAGGAAGTCGTTGGGGTTTAGAATTCGCTTGTATTTTAACTATTTTTACAGGACAAGTTTGGAATCTAGCATTTGCTTATTATGAATCACAAAGATCTTTACAACCAGAATTTAAAGAAGTTGCAAAAATCTATCAACTTACAAAATTACAAAAATTTTTCTTTGTAGATTTTCCTAATGGATATCGACCATTAATTTATAATGGAATGATGTCAATGGCAGGAGGCTGGTTTTTTTTAACAACATGTGAGGCTTTTACATTAGGTAACAAAGATTTTCGTTTACCTGGGTTAGGAAGTTATATTGCTGAAACTTTTGCAACAGGCAACTATATCAATTTTTCTATTGCTTTAGTTACTTTACTTATCATTATAGTGAGCACAGATATTTTTCTCTGGAAACCTTTAATAGCCTGGGTTTCTCGTTATCGAGATAGCGATGATGGAAAAGGAGTTCAAGATGACAATTGGTTTCTTAATTTAATAAGACAAACAAGTATTCCTGAAATAATTTCAAACTTTTTTAAAAAAAGTATTTTGTTTTTGTTTCCTAAATCTAAAATCAATGAATCAGGTGCAACAAGAAAATATTTGATTGACAATATTGATAAATGGGGAACTGTAATCAGTCCAAAAAATTGGTTTTCTGATGAAAATGTAAATAAAATTCGTCGTTCATCTATTTTATCACTACTTATCACCTTTGCTATTGGTGGTCTTGTCTTTACTTTATTACCTAAATTACCTTCTTTCGGCCAGACTCTTGCCTCTCTTTCGAGTAAAGATTGGTTTAATTTAATGAATGCGGTTTTATTTACAGGAATAAAAGTCCTTCTTGTGTTAATTATTAGTTCATTTTGGACAATACCCGTTGGTCTATGGCTCGGTTTAAATCCTAGATTAGAAAATTTTTTTCAGCCTATTATTCAAAATTTAGCAGCATTTCCCGCTCCTGTTTTATTTCCATTAATAACTTTAGGTTTAAGTTTTGTTAATGTTCCTCCCTTTATCAATGCAACATTATTAATGTGTGTAGGATGCCAATGGTACATTTTATTTAATGTCATTGGCGGAGCTTCGCGAATTTCGGCTGATTTAAAATTTGTTACACAAATCTATAAATTTTCTTTATGGCATCGCTTTAGTAAATTATATTTTCCAGCTATTTTACCTTCTTTAGCGACAGGCTGGATTACTGCAGCTGGAGGAGCTTGGAATGCCAGTATGGTTGCAGAAGTAGTTGAGTTTCCTGGTGGATCAATGCATTCCTTTGGTATAGGAGCAGAACTCGCTAGCGCATCGGCGCAAGGTAATTATCAAAAATTGATCGCTGCAATCATTTGTATTGTTGTAACTTTAATCATTTTAAATCGCACCTTATGGCGAACTCTGCAAATATTTGCTGAAAGAGTTAAGGATTAG
- a CDS encoding nitrate/sulfonate/bicarbonate ABC transporter ATP-binding protein, with protein MSKKKVVLSVRSLCKDYRRPSGNMFTVLEGIHLDIYDGEFLALVGLSGSGKSTLLRCMAGLINPDRGTVTYANPSPENMQLSAFVFQNFALFPWMTIRENIAVSMPKLTKSEQNIRVDRIIQLVGLKGFEDAFPRELSGGMRQRVSLARAMVSDPMIMFMDEPFSALDPLTSESLRAELVRIWGQTERKIRACVLVTHRFEEALQLADRILILSSNPGTIFRSIEINLPRPRMPNSPEYKELEELLEKAFGQLHLDKVTEDVDFDTSTPELILQQRNSDQITRNKSINLPNDKTSEEIRTKDTSLNKAKRVKPLINTNLTLVEGLVSRLSTEVETTDLYDLCEDMGQSVDQVLPAVAAAETLGFITTPGIRVILTDEGRKFAAEHDAEARGKIMRTAILKLPVVYSIYELVKNSGDEGLEADIAIEQIVMMLPFEDHDVQFQTLLKWCRYANLIIYDSDEEKLFIPD; from the coding sequence ATGTCTAAAAAGAAAGTTGTGCTCTCTGTTAGATCTTTATGCAAAGATTACAGACGTCCTAGTGGAAATATGTTTACTGTTTTGGAAGGAATTCATCTCGATATTTATGATGGTGAATTTCTGGCTTTAGTTGGTTTATCAGGATCAGGTAAATCAACGCTTTTGCGTTGTATGGCTGGTCTCATCAATCCTGATAGAGGAACTGTTACTTATGCGAATCCATCACCTGAAAACATGCAATTAAGTGCCTTTGTTTTTCAAAATTTTGCCTTGTTTCCTTGGATGACCATTCGGGAAAATATAGCCGTTTCAATGCCAAAATTAACAAAATCGGAACAAAATATACGTGTAGATAGAATTATTCAATTAGTAGGATTAAAAGGTTTTGAAGATGCTTTTCCTCGCGAATTAAGTGGAGGAATGCGGCAAAGAGTAAGCTTGGCACGCGCCATGGTCTCTGACCCCATGATCATGTTCATGGATGAGCCTTTTTCAGCTTTAGACCCATTAACTAGCGAATCTTTGCGAGCTGAACTCGTAAGAATTTGGGGACAAACAGAAAGAAAAATTCGTGCTTGCGTTCTTGTAACGCACCGCTTTGAAGAAGCATTACAACTTGCTGATAGAATTCTAATCCTTTCATCTAATCCAGGGACTATTTTTCGTTCAATAGAAATTAATTTACCTCGTCCTAGAATGCCGAATTCTCCTGAATATAAAGAATTAGAAGAACTTCTTGAAAAAGCATTTGGTCAACTTCACCTTGATAAAGTAACAGAAGATGTTGATTTTGACACTTCAACTCCAGAATTGATTCTACAACAAAGAAATTCTGATCAAATAACAAGAAATAAATCTATTAATTTACCAAATGATAAAACCTCTGAAGAGATAAGAACCAAAGATACTTCTTTAAATAAAGCAAAGAGAGTTAAACCCTTAATTAATACAAATCTAACTTTGGTTGAAGGTCTCGTCAGCAGATTAAGCACAGAAGTTGAAACCACCGATCTTTATGATTTGTGCGAAGATATGGGACAAAGCGTCGATCAAGTTCTACCTGCTGTAGCCGCAGCTGAAACTTTAGGTTTTATAACAACTCCAGGAATTCGCGTCATTTTAACCGATGAAGGCAGAAAATTTGCTGCGGAACATGATGCCGAAGCTCGTGGCAAAATTATGCGGACTGCAATCTTAAAATTGCCGGTAGTTTATTCTATATATGAGTTAGTTAAAAATAGTGGCGATGAAGGATTAGAAGCAGATATTGCAATCGAGCAGATTGTCATGATGCTCCCTTTTGAAGATCATGATGTTCAATTTCAGACCCTTTTAAAATGGTGTCGTTACGCTAACTTGATCATCTACGATTCTGATGAAGAAAAATTGTTTATACCCGATTAA